Below is a window of Schistocerca cancellata isolate TAMUIC-IGC-003103 chromosome 4, iqSchCanc2.1, whole genome shotgun sequence DNA.
gaatgtgatgaactgtgaacaTTCCATCATCGTGCTACATTTGCTTGCAATGGTGAAGGTTCAAAACTCGAGTATATGGGTACTGGATGCTTTAAGCCAATACCACAACATCAGTGGGtattgtgcatctctgcttgctcgtcatcaatgggctcgtgaacaataccgaccattgctatcctgcatcgttactgctgaccagaaatggtgtctttatgacatgagcgcatccacaaaagattatgttatgtgtctggtggaacagcgatggtgtggttTACTACGAATTGCTTgtcgaagtgtaaccatcactgctaacatttattgccaacaactgaggcgtcttgcagacgctGTCCGAGAATGAgatcaggaagactgtgtgaagtgatgctgctccatgGTAACGCCCGccggcattctgctagactgacataaaacactatacaggagttggcttGAGAAGAAACTCCGCACTCACCTGATTCACCTGACCTTGGACCTTCTCCGCTctccatcgaacaaccttcaaggaaattcactccgaaaatggctcgacgagttcttcgtctcaaaactatGTGATTCCTAGTCGAGAAATCGAAAAGTTGTCCTGgcattgacagactgttgtaaatagtgaaggagaatatattattgatgactaaagtctgtgttatgtgtatttgttgtatttattaaacttatggaaaaacgcttcgaacttatgcaccaacttaatataatgcgagggctattcggaaagtaagctcTGATCGGAGGTGATATGGAAACCACTGTTAAAATCAAAAATGGTTTATTTGCAATAATTGGCTACACCTGCCAGCCACTTCGCTACGACTTTgacatttgttgtagcgttgtaccaactttccaatactcttgtCATAGCAAGCAACCACCTGTGCcagctcgttgtttgtgccaaaacgtcgtcttcgtagccagcagttcatgtgaccagagataaAACTCTGTGGGGACCAATTACGAGCTGTAttgcaggtgatcaaacacttcccatggaaaactctgcaagagcatcttcattgcaCCTTCACAGTGCGGCAAGGATTGCCATGAAGAAGAAACCGTATGATAgtcgtgttatgtgggctgcatggcatcaggcgaaatctctcaccaggcgctcccacttggcgggagacactaatcTCTAGGCATCTTCAAGTGTTCACCGTTCGCTCAGAACGGAAAAGAACGGCGTACGCGATCGACAGAAACACTGTCCAACACACATGTGCAAAGCTTCATAacattttcaccgtggtttccatttcgtggccgatcggaactttctttccgaatagccctcgtatgcacATATTTTCGAGGAccattcggaaagtaaagtccgatcgatcgcgaaatagaaacgacagtaaaaatccgatgaaactttgcacagatgtgttggacagtgtctctagtatgccggcCGATCGCgtgacgtcgctcttttcagttttgagcgcacaGTTTGCACGTAAAGATGCATAGAAACAAGTTTCTCCTGCCAAGTGTGAGGGTTTGGGGAGAGATTTCGCTTGAAGCTATTTAACCCACTTAACACGACcgccatgcatttccttcttcatgacaattgtcacccgcactctgcaggggcaatgaagatgctcctgcaacgttttcgatgggaagtgtttgattaccaacaatatagcccgtaattggctcccactgagtttcgtttctgctcacatgaaccgctggctatgaagacaacatattggcacagacagcgagctgtagGCCAGCCGGAAAGCACACgtagctgccttctgtgacgagagcattggaaagttagtacaacgcCACGAGAAATGTCTAAGTCTGAACGGCAACTATGTAGGGAAGTAGATGGAAGGTCttgctaactgtttcaaataaaacatttttgaatttcacagtggtttccatttcgcgatcgataggaccttgctttccgaatagccctcgtgtatAATATGTAATATGGACAAGTTGTCAGCAAAAATGTAGAGAAGTTCTTGGCCTTCTTACTTTAGATTTTTACAtggtactctaataaacattcagacggacataggcCATATGATTTTTAAACAAGTatgcgagaaagaaaatgtgttacgcTGTGCTGCGAAAATGTACTGTTACGTTTTCATTCTCATAGTCGGTTTTAGTGGAAAACACGATAGTTGTATTGGCTtccgattagaatactactacggaaacTGAATCACTTGAAACCTTGAAATCCTAGGCCTTTGCAGaataaaactatgcaaaatactgtcattgaagataCTATCCTCAGATCCAGAAGCAAGAGACGTCTCTCATGCcctgtataccaatgatcccaaccgattttcCCATTTGCTTTAAGCGTCTTcaattctcaaaatggttcaaatttctctgagcactatgggacttaacatctgaggtcatcagtcccctagaacttacaactacttaaacctaactaacctaaggacatcacacacatccatgcccgaggcaggattcgaagctgcgaccgtagcggtcacgcggttccaaactgaagggcctagaaccgcacggccactccggccggcttcaattcTCAATCAAGGTTTCATTGGCAGTAACAATAAGCAAGTTCAAggtcaaagaaaaaggagaagaggagggaggaggaggaagtgcacaagagagggaagaggaggagatgtcagagggaggggggggggagtaggaatTTAGGACATATTTCCAATTcccttatatacactatgtgatcaaaagtatccagacacctggctgaaaatgacttacaagttcgtggcgtcctccttcggtaatgttggaattcaatatggtgttggccaacccttagccttgatgatagcttccactctcgcaggcatacattcagtcaggtggtggaaggtttcctggggaacggcagcccattcttcacggagtgctgcactgaggagatgtatcgatgtcggtcggtgaggcctggcacgaagtcggcattcaaaaacatcccaaaggtgttctgtagggttcaggtcagaactctgtgccggccagtcgattacacggatgttattgtcttgtaacctctCAGCCACAGTCCGTGTATTATGAACACGtgcgccgcgctgagtggccgcgcggtttgaggcgctgtgtTACGGATTACGCGACCACTCCCGCcggagattcaagtcctccctcgggcatggttgtgtgtgttgttcttaccatgagttactttaagttagtttaagtagacctcagcagtttggtcccttggcaattcacacacatttgaacatgaacaggtgctcgatcgtgttggaagaagcaattgccattcccgaattgctcttcaacagtgggaagcaagaaggtgcttaaaacatcaatgtaggcctgtgctgtaatagtgccacgcaagacaaaaagatgtgcaagccctctccatgaaaaacacggccataccataacaccactgcctcagaattttactgtttgcactaaacacgctggcagatcacgttcaccgggcagtcggcatacccacaccctgccatcggatcgccacattgtgtaccgtcattcgtcactccacataacgtttttctactgttcagtcgtccaatgtttacgctccttacaccaagcgaggcgtcgtttggaatttaccggcgtgatgtgtggcttctgagcagccgctcgaacatgaaatccaagttttctcacctcccgcctaactgtcatagtacttacaatggatcttgatgcagtttggaattcttgtgtggtggtctggatagatgtctgcctattacacattacgaccctcttcaactgtcggcggtctctgtcagtcaacaggcgaggtcggcctgtacgcttttgtgctgtatgtgtcctttcacgtttccacttcgctatcacatcggaaataggggacctagggatgttgaggggtgtggaaatctcgcgtacacacgtatgacacaggtgacaccggatcacctgaccatgttcgtaatccgtgagttccgtggagcgccccattctgctctctcactatgtctaatgactactgaggtcgctgatatggagtacccggcagtaagTTGCAGCACCATGCACCTAATATTGAAACCGTATGTTTTcagaggtgtctggatacttttgatcgcttaGTGTATTTAGCAATTGCCAAGCTTTGCCAGGTTCTCTAGTGAAACTGTATGAGCCAACAGTGACTCGATAACGAAGCCCAAAATCTGAACGCCGGAAGACGGAACGAAACACGACGTGCGAGTCAATCTGTGGGGGCAGCAGGGAGTCCGAACGCCTGGTAGAGATCAGCACGGAGATCAACACAAACGTGACCGGCGCGAACGAGTGACACTAGTACGCCGAAACAGAGCACGACAGCAGGCGAAAGGCCAGGTCCGAGGTAGGTGGGATCAATGtaagaacgccggccggagtggccgagcggttctaggcactacagtctggaaccacgcgaccgttacagtcgcaggttcaaatcctgcctcgggcatggatgtgtgcgatgtccttaggttagttaggtttaagtagttctaagttctaggggactgatgacctcagcagttaagtcccatagtgctcagagccaattgaaccatttgaaccaacgtatGAGCTGTTGGTCAGCCCTATCGCAACTGACCGCTACATGCCAGATGCTGCGTCCCTGGCCATGCCACGCTTCGCGCCCTCCATGCACACTAGCTCATCTGCATCCATCTCGATGTCTGCTGGCGGTGATATTAAAGCAAGAATTATTGATCTGTCTTCATCAATGTTTAATTAATTAACAGttattaaaaacatattttaaGTAACACTACTTATCAGAAttgaggtaccgacagggatggggagccgtgccgactccagtagcgtggacagctgcgctagatttctcggctgaggatTTATGGCATGAACAACCAGATCgaaatggtcccatagattctcgtttgcggttaaatccggggagtttggtggccaggggagaacaCTAACCCATTGTGGTGTTTTTCAATCACGCAGTGTACTTCGAGCTATGTGACACGTTTCACTGTCCTGCTGGCACATGCCATCgtgtcaaggaaaaacaaactacaaatgttcaaatgtgtgtgaaatcttatgggacttaactcctaaggtcatcagtcccaaagcttacacactacttaacctaaattatcctaaggacaaacacacgcacacccgtgcccgagggaagactcgaatccccaccgggaccagccgcacagtccatgactgcagcgccttagaccgcccggctaatcctgcgcggcaaaaaaacaaactacatgtagggatggacacggtccccaagaatagatgcatacttgtgttaatccattgtgcCATCCAAAATGACAAGATCTCCTAGGGGCtggcacgaaaacattctccagacctcaaTGCTCCCTTCTCCAACCTGGACCCTACCAGCGATTGTCGCACGCTGttcgctttcagatgtttcacgccgtacgaatcaacagccatctgtccaatCGAGCATAAAACGTGGAtcacctgaaaaggccatctgttgcCGCTCAGTGCACGTTCAGTTGCGTTCGTtgcagatgaacagcagtcaacctcggtgcatgaaccaggtacctgcagcggagacccatacgcagcaacgttcgctgaacgttcgttgaggagacacagttggtagccccttggttcatgtgaGCGGTATCTTGCTGCACGTCTTGCTGCAAAGGCTggttattcagacttctgacaggtGATCATTTTAATGTAACTGGGCAGTGTAGGTCACCGTGAACAACAATCTCTTCCAATAGATGCTACTAACGTTGGGGATAATTTCTAACAACGGGACCGCGCCTGCTCGTCATCACAGATTTCGTCCAAATGTATgctatatgcagggcttggccaaaaAAGAAAGTGAGAGAAGTGGGAGATCCAGATGGCcaagtgtttagaaaaaaaaaatatttttgacttgGGTCGTGCGGGAAATGAACCATTTGCGTTACCAGGTAGTGGTTGGCTCAACGGAAAAAGTACAGATGGTAATCTGAGGGTCGTGGAATGGAGTCCCTATAAGAAAACTGTTTTTTgttccttttattttcatattttacgtTACTTACGCTGTAAATAAtccgaaataatgctcagtatattgtattcattaatattttcatagaAGTCATGAAAAGGTAAAGGAAAGGGAAATtttggattgcaaataaatttccaagacaGGGTTTTACTAACAGCACCCACACCGATTCTCCAAATAGCATTCAAAAAATGGAGTGTAAAAGAAGTGTACAGAACTTCGTTTTCCGTTAGTTAAGTATTGATCCTCGAGCAGCCCTCGGTAGCTGCGCTCTGACAATAATTTCCAGGCGCAGGTAAAACCGGTCCATCGAGCGTGATAAACAAAATACATCCCGAGAAGTCTGTATCAAAGTACATAACATTGCACATCACCAGCGATACttgccaatatttggcgaaatgccGCGTTACGTGTGGTTTTCTGCCAAATTGTGCGATAAGAGGAAACCTTTCACGAAAGTAAACAAAGTTTTTCTTCTATACAAACTTTAAAACAAACTTGTTACTGAAAAAAGCGGTGTTTATAACGTGGGCAACATATATCGCACCAGAGCGCTTAAATCATCAACTTAAATATAAGTTAAGTATGTAATTTTATCACGAAGTTCTCGGGTACACCTTATAATTCCTTCCTGTAAATTTATTAGCAATCccgaattttcctttgcctttccttttcgtgCCTTTTATGTAAATATTAGTAACTGCAGTGTATTGTGGAGtaattcggtttatttgcagtgcacGTAACGTAAAaagtgaaaagaataaaaaatggtttTCACATAGGAACTCGATCCCACACCCTctgattaccgttctgtactctctCCGCTGCGCCAACCTGGTAACTCTGCTCACACAAATGGCTCATGCTTCAATCGACCCACTCAAGAACTGATACTTTTCTTCTACACACTTGGTCATATAGCGCTCTCACTTAcgccactttcatttctggccaaaccCTTCTGCATACCATAAATGTGGACGAAATCGGCGATTCGAATTGTAAAAGGGAAACCTACCACGAAAACTTAAGTTACACAAAAAAGCTGATAAAGTAAGTGCACGTAAATATATTTATGTGGAAACGGATGGATAATGTCAAGCAATATTATTTAGTGGCCGATAGTGTCTGTTGTGTTCATCAGAAcctatttttattataaaaaaatgagTTTATTCTTTACAAAGGTGCTTTCATCTGAAGCAATCGATTTGGAATGGTGGCCATAGATTTATTATAAGAACGGCGAGTCCAGTAAAATTAAATGATAACACCATCCATAGCAGCATGAAAGCGAGGCTGCGGTTCTAATtcatcaatgtaaaaaaaaatgattctGCTCAATCCACTAATAATGTAATCACCTTCGAGGATGATCACATTCAAACTGTTGCCTTTCGGAAGAACACACTTCCACTGTCAGACACACAACATGACAAGAAATCGGAATACCTCAACAAACAGAAGCACAAATCCGTTCGTAcaaaaatggagggggggggggataaccaAGACAGTTTAGTTTGAAAAATTTACTGCTTTGTTGTTATGGACTAGATTTTGCTTTTTTCATTGACGTATTCTGGTTCTTCTAATGATGTGTGTCTGAAGATAGAGGCTTGTTCGTCAAACGATTTTTTTAATGTGATCAGATTTTTAAGGTGATTAACACTGAGTGTGGATGAGCCGAATTATTGTGTCAATTTAACACCATACCTTTTGGCAGACCAGTTTCTGCAGTACAATGACTAATTTCCACAGATCCACAACATATATTTTATCATCCTCTGCGCCGATGCACCCGCCCCTTTCTCTCAATGAGTTTTATCGGAACATTCCGCAGGATCGCTGAGACTTTGTCTGCGAGAACAACAAAGAAAGTGACTTCCAGCTGACTACAAAAGCATATTAACGAATACCAGTAACGATGGCGTTTATTGTTCACCCAAGTACGTGCATTCACTATTTTCCCCGCTGTTGAGAGCCTAATAATAGTGCGGGATCATTTTTCATAAGGAGTATTTAAAGTATAGCAAACTCTGTATTATCCATGATACCTTATTAACAACTTCATGTACAAAATATCAGCTTATCTTCAGTCAACGACCAAAGTTTCGGCCTGCAGTATTGTAAGTAACAATGTCCGTTCTAAATAGACCTCTGTTCCTGTTGTTATTCAGCGGCAGTTATCAGTATAGAGGCATcccgggatggttctttcgaaaaatTCACGGCCGATGCCTTCTTCGCGTCTGTCCAGTCGTAGCTTATGCTGTTTTTCTAACACCCTGATCgccaaccgccggccgcggtggtctagtggttctatgcgcgcagtccggaaccacgggactgttacggtcgcaggttcgaatcctgcctcgggcatggatgtgtgatgtctttaggttagttaggtttaagtagttccaagttctgggggactgatgaccacagaagttaagtcccatagtgctcagagccatttgaaccatttttgatcgtcAACCGGACATCCAAGTCATGATCTTTCTTTCCTGATCAACGGCGTCATAGATCTTAAGCAACCTGGAGCAGATAAAACCCagctatttatttttttttttatttttcggctTTCCTGCTGATTTTATTACCGTGGTTTATATCATGTTTAAGCACAACATCAAGTAACAGTTTAATGAATGTTTACTATTAGTAATACCCGTATAATTAGTCTCATACAGCTGCTCCTCTTCGTATACCTTACTTCTTCCACGTTGCTAATGAGACCTAAGGAATACATTGGTGAACGAAAAGCACGCGTCTGAAGGAGAATGTTTGATAGACCTGTAATATACTCTGCCAAAACTACGTAATCTTTCTTTAATATCCGAATATCATTTCTGTCTTCGTCTTCGTCACATTTAATATTGGTTATAAACTCATCGATAGCGTTTGAAGCAAAAATATGCTGTTCGTCGCAAATGTTTATTCCTTAACTATGTTCAGAGTTTTACATAAATTGTCGAATTGCCAGGACTCCGATATAAATCACAAATTATGTTTCGCCCTTTCACTGAAATTACTCAtgcatatttctctttttcagttcaCACTGACCTGTCAAGAGAAAACAATGGAGAAGATGGTTCAGATAATTCAAAACTGCAGCTGCAGTACCTGCAGCGCAGGGAACGACATCTTGGATGGCATGCTTCAGTACCCGTCCCCTCCGGAGGGTGAAACGCCCAACAGGAACACCGATGGCCGAACGAGCCTTGGGTGGATGGTAGAGAGCAATGAAGAAAGGTCTCCTGACAGCGAAAACCAAGACTCGACGGAGAACGAGAGGGTCCTGGTCCTCATCAAGAAAAACACGGACAACGAAGAAAACGAGGAGGAAGGTGAAAGGCAGGACAGCATAACTGAATCGGACGACAAATATGTACGCACAGATAATTTCGAAAAAGAAACAATCAAAAACTTGCTCCAAGAAGCCGAAATGGCAGAGTACTATACAGAAGAAAAACTGAATACCCTGTGTAAATACTATAAGCTAAAGGAAAACTCGAAGTCTACAGACACATTTAAACACGACATCCTCAATGTTCAGCACAAAAAAGCATACACGAAGGAGGAAAACGGTGAGCATCACCACAACGGTGGCCAGGGCACGAGGCATCACCACCACCCACATCGTGCAGGTGCTCACCACTCTTCTCAACAACTGCACAAAAGTGACGGCCAGATTGACCCCACTCTGGATGTTTCCGCAGATCAGCTGAAACCTGCCACAGGCGGAGAGGACCTGAGCTACATCCCATCCAGTGAGAAAGACAGTGACAATGCTGCTGTACAGGAGCACACAACCATTTAGGTAATACTATGATTCCTATGAGGACAGTTTACCTACCACACACAAAATAGTCACCCCGTAGGTAACTaaagctttatttatttcttttttagaaACAAAATTATACTGTGTGGGAGTTGCCAACCACTGTGCATGAAACTCGGCATAATTTTCGTATTCACTACTATTTCAGAAGATCATCACTGATAATAATTGGACGTTTGCAATCTTGATGTGCCTAAAAGAACTGCACTGAACCAACacaaacaataagaaaatattatttatatacaAATACGCAGTGATAAATAGGCTTGAGGGATGTATTTGTTTTGTTACTGTTACAGATTGTGTGGTTTCTttataagatatatatatatatacatataattgaCTTTACAAATGTAACCAATTTTAACTTAAATATTTCCTTCGGAAACTCTTCAGATATTATTTCCTATTATTCTAATTATTATTTAATTGTATTTGAACTGTATATAGCTGTTAAGTGGCTTCTGTTAGAACAAACTGTTAGATActctggtcaagttgagccacattaaaaaagacttaagtcaaaaaagcatatgacatttttattccttt
It encodes the following:
- the LOC126184787 gene encoding uncharacterized protein LOC126184787: MATLLVLWAAAALALSRSVTAHREHKVHNIVLYPDKYSWCNITPIKQVVAHPDCTSVEIDNNVCVGTCFSYSIPVTLPSAPGEIIKPYCDSCQPSAVVWRNFTLTCQEKTMEKMVQIIQNCSCSTCSAGNDILDGMLQYPSPPEGETPNRNTDGRTSLGWMVESNEERSPDSENQDSTENERVLVLIKKNTDNEENEEEGERQDSITESDDKYVRTDNFEKETIKNLLQEAEMAEYYTEEKLNTLCKYYKLKENSKSTDTFKHDILNVQHKKAYTKEENGEHHHNGGQGTRHHHHPHRAGAHHSSQQLHKSDGQIDPTLDVSADQLKPATGGEDLSYIPSSEKDSDNAAVQEHTTI